In a single window of the Pseudopipra pipra isolate bDixPip1 chromosome Z, bDixPip1.hap1, whole genome shotgun sequence genome:
- the SLC25A46 gene encoding mitochondrial outer membrane protein SLC25A46, which produces MHPRRPDGFDGLGYRGGGREEPGPGARPFGGSELGHWVTTPPDIPGSRNLHWGEKTPPYGAGTPLGGAGPNEEPNLGAGGPGAEQLNRFAGFGIGLASLFTENVLAHPCIVLRRQCQVNYHARNYHLTPFTIVNIMYCINKTQGPRALWKGMGSTFIVQGITLGTEGIISEFTPLPRELSHKWNFKQIGGHLLLKGLTHVIAMPFYSASLIETVQSEIIRDNPGILDCVKEGIGRVVGLGVPHSKRLLPLMVLTFPTAVHGVLHYVISSIVQKLVLFVLKRGNSHNLPTESSTSVQSMLDAYFPELIASFAASLCADVMLYPLETVLHRLHIQGTRTIIDNTDLGYEVLPINTQYEGMKDCINTIKREEGMQGFYKGFGAVIVQYTLHVAVLQLTKIIYSTVLQNVS; this is translated from the exons ATGCACCCGCGGCGCCCCGACGGCTTCGACGGCCTGGGCTACCGCGGAGGCGGCCGCGAGGAGCCGGGCCCGGGCGCCAGGCCCTTCGGCGGGTCGGAGCTGGGCCACTGGGTGACCACCCCGCCCGACATCCCCGGCAGCCGCAACTTGCACTGGGGCGAGAAGACGCCGCCGTACGGGGCCGGGACCCCTCTGGGCGGCGCCGGCCCCAACGAGGAGCCCAATCTCGGGGCGGGCGGCCCGGGCGCCG aacagtTGAACAGATTTGCAGGCTTTGGAATTGGCCTTGCAAG CCTATTTACAGAAAATGTGTTGGCACATCCCTGCATTGTTCTACGTCGTCAGTGTCAG GTTAATTATCATGCTCGGAATTACCATCTCACTCCATTTACTATTGTCAATATTATGTACTGCATCAATAAGACACAG GGTCCAAGAGCTCTCTGGAAAGGAATGGGCAGCACTTTCATTGTTCAGGGCATAACCCTGGGAACAGAAGGCATCATCAGTGAATTTACACCTTTGCCGAG ggAGCTTTCACATAAATGGAACTTCAAGCAGATAGGTGGACATCTTTTACTCAAAGG TTTAACGCATGTGATAGCAATGCCTTTTTATTCTGCGAGCCTGATTGAAACTGTACAG AGTGAAATAATTCGAGATAATCCTGGCATCCTGGACTGCGTGAAAGAAGGAATTGGCAGAGTTGTAGGCCTGGGAGTGCCCCATAGCAAGCGCCTCCTCCCTCTGATGGTCCTGACTTTCCCAACTGCTGTACATGGAGTTCTTCACTACGTCATCAGTTCCATCGTCCAGaagcttgttttgtttgttctgaaaAGGGGTAATTCCCACAACCTTCCAACTGAGAGCTCCACTTCTGTGCAAAGCATGCTGGATGCGTATTTCCCAGAACTGATTGCTAGCTTTGCTGCCAGCCTTTGTGCTGATGTCATGCTTTACCCACTGGAAACAGTTTTACACCGCCTTCATATTCAAGGGACACGCACAATAATTGACAATACAGACCTTGGCTATGAAGTGCTTCCAATCAATACTCAGTATGAGGGAATGAAAGACTGCATAAATACTATAAAACGGGAAGAAGGAATGCAAGGTTTTTATAAAGGATTTGGAGCAGTTATAGTACAGTATACCTTGCATGTGGCTGTTTTACAGCTTACCAAAATTATTTACTCAACAGTGCTTCAAAACGTTTCTTAA